The Candidatus Anoxymicrobium japonicum nucleotide sequence AGGCTCGCGACGCGCGCTTGATCCAGCGCATAAAAGTTCACGGGATAGAAAACGCGCTGGTGCAGGTAGCTCGTTGCTGCTGTCCCGCTCCCGGAGACCCGATAGTAGGGTTTGTCACCAGGAGCAGGGGTGTTTCTGTCCACCGCAAGGATTGTAAGAATGTTCAGGATTTCTCACGAGAGTTAGACAGGCTTATCGAGGTCACATGGGAGAAAGAAGAGCCGAGGATCAAGGTGGTCGAGATATGCGTCGAAGCCTGGGACAGGCCCAGGTTGGTCAGGGACATTACGGCTGTTCTTGGTGATCAGGGCGTAAACATTCTCTCGGCGTCGTTTTCTTCGGACTCACAGCGCCTCTCGAGGAGCAACCTGATTTTTGAGATAGGCTCGAACACCCATCTGAAGGATATTTTCAAGGACATCAAAAAAATCGACTCAGTCATCGACGCCTACGACATTTAACTTTTGGGTCAGGCACCGTCTACCGCTAAAGCGGTAGACGTTGCCAGACCCCCCCTACGCAGTAAAGGTAGACGGTGCCTGACCCCTCTGGACGGACGATCGACTTTTAGAAAAAAGACCTGACCCCCAAAGTTCAATTGTTGTTTACTCTGTTACTATTAGGGCACATCGACAGGAAGTTCACGCGTGGAAAAATTATTCGTCAAGACGTTGGAAGTCGGGATGTTTCATACGAACTGCTATATCGTCATGGACAAAAGCTCATGTGATGGTTTTGTGATCGATCCTGGCGCCGAGGCGCGCAAGATAATCAGCGCGGTCACGGACGCTGGCGTCAAGTGCAAGGCCATACTGTGCACGCACGGCCACATGGATCATGTCGGCGCCGCCGGGAAAGTGGCGGAGGCTTTGAACGCTCGTCTGTTTGTCTCACGGATCGACTCGGGTGTTCTTGATGGATCGGCACGGGGCATAGGAGGAAGGCTAAGCTCGATGATTGCGGGGATGAAGTCGGGTGATGTGGAGCATCTCGAGGCTTCTCAGATTTTCGAGTTTGGCGCCCGCGAGATCAAGGTTGTGCCCACGCCGGGCCACACACTCGGCTCGATGAGCTTCATTGCGGGCGACAGCATCTTCTGTGGCGACCTGGTCTTTCAAGGTTCCATCGGGAGGACTGACCTCTCCGGTGGCTCGCTTTCGCAACTGCTTGCTTCCGTGCGGAAGCACGTCTGGACTCTTCCCGGCGACGCGCGAATATTTCCGGGCCACGGCCCCGCCACGACGGTGCGTGCCGAAAAAGCGACAAATCCGTATCTTCATGGCATCGAGAGGGAGTGCTGATGAAGTACCGCGCGCCAAAAGGAACTTTTGATCTCGTCTATCCAGATTCGGAGAAGGCAAACTGGCTTGTGCGCTCGGCGTGCGAAGTCATGGCTCTCTACGGCTATGAGAGGATAATCACGCCGATCATAGAGAGCGCCGACCTCTTCCGGCGCGGCATCGGCGATGATAGCGATATTGTCACC carries:
- a CDS encoding MBL fold metallo-hydrolase — encoded protein: MEKLFVKTLEVGMFHTNCYIVMDKSSCDGFVIDPGAEARKIISAVTDAGVKCKAILCTHGHMDHVGAAGKVAEALNARLFVSRIDSGVLDGSARGIGGRLSSMIAGMKSGDVEHLEASQIFEFGAREIKVVPTPGHTLGSMSFIAGDSIFCGDLVFQGSIGRTDLSGGSLSQLLASVRKHVWTLPGDARIFPGHGPATTVRAEKATNPYLHGIEREC